In Macadamia integrifolia cultivar HAES 741 unplaced genomic scaffold, SCU_Mint_v3 scaffold_227A, whole genome shotgun sequence, one genomic interval encodes:
- the LOC122071425 gene encoding agamous-like MADS-box protein AGL62: MVKGKTSMGRQRIEMRRIARYSSRHVTFSKRRSGLFKKASELCTSTGAEVGIVVFSPSGNAFSFGHPSVDSVVHRFLSENSPHTAEGSVFSLVDGYRRANVEELTLEYSELLVQLDEKKKKSEELDRVLDNRESTPWWEAPIDNLNLSELQCLTEALAEMKIRLTERATQMAAQVPNPSPLLPGSSVGATDLPFASQTTMNDDALTGPPACGF, translated from the coding sequence ATggtgaaaggaaaaacaagcaTGGGGCGCCAGAGGATTGAGATGAGAAGGATTGCAAGATATTCTTCTAGGCATGTAACATTTTCCAAGCGGCGCTCTGGGCTGTTTAAAAAAGCCAGTGAGCTCTGCACCTCAACTGGTGCCGAGGTTGGCATCGTGGTTTTCTCTCCGTCGGGCAATGCATTCTCATTTGGACACCCATCTGTGGATTCTGTTGTCCATAGGTTTCTCTCTGAGAACTCCCCACATACGGCAGAGGGAAGTGTTTTCTCACTCGTCGATGGCTACCGTCGAGCCAATGTCGAGGAGCTGACCCTGGAGTACTCTGAGCTTCTTGTCCAGCttgatgagaagaagaagaagagtgaagaactGGACAGGGTACTAGATAACCGTGAGAGTACTCCATGGTGGGAAGCCCCCATTGACAACCTCAACTTGTCTGAGCTCCAGTGCTTGACAGAAGCGTTGGCTGAAATGAAGATACGCTTAACCGAGCGAGCTACGCAAATGGCAGCCCAGGTTCCTAATCCTTCACCTTTGTTGCCCGGGAGTTCTGTTGGAGCGACTGATCTTCCCTTTGCATCCCAAACAACCATGAATGATGATGCTCTTACTGGTCCTCCGGCTTGTGGGTTTTAA
- the LOC122071445 gene encoding cycloartenol-C-24-methyltransferase-like, translating into MSKEGALDLASGVGGNIEKKEVLSSVDQYEKYHANYGGNEEQRKANYADMVNKYYDLSTSFYEFGWGESFHFAPRWEGESLRESIKRHEHFLALQLGLKPKQKVLDVGCGIGGPLREISRFSSTAITGLNNNEYQISRGKELNRITRVDKNCEFVKADFMKMPFADNTFDAVYAIEATCHAPDVLGCYKEIYRVLKPGQHFAAYEWCITDSFDPKNQWHQNIKAEIELGNGLPDIRSAGKCLEALKLAGFEVMWEKDLSLESPMPWYAPLDPRHFSLSSFRLTSFGRFFTRNLVKVLEYVRLAPEGSLRVQAFLEKAAEGLVAGGRKEIFTPMYFFLVRKPYSGSTSAEAS; encoded by the exons ATGTCGAAAGAAGGAGCATTGGATCTGGCATCTGGTGTTGGCGGAAacattgagaagaaagaagttcTTTCTTCTGTTGATCA GTATGAGAAATATCATGCCAATTATGGAGGCAATGAGGAACAGAGGAAAGCTAACTACGCTGATATG GTTAACAAATATTATGAtctttcaactagtttctatgAGTTTGGCTGGGGAGAGTCTTTCCATTTTGCGCCCAG ATGGGAAGGAGAGTCTCTTAGAGAGAGCATCAAGCGGCACGAGCACTTTCTTGCTTTACAGCTAGGTTTGAAACCTAAACAAAAG GTGTTGGATGTTGGTTGTGGAATTGGTGGGCCATTAAGAGAAATTTCTCGATTTAG CTCAACAGCGATCACGGGGTTGAACAATAATGAGTATCAGATATCAAGAGGGAAA GAATTGAATCGCATAACAAGAGTGGACAAGAACTGTGAGTTTGTGAAG GCTGACTTCATGAAAATGCCATTTGCGGACAATACTTTTGATGCCGTGTATGCTATAGAAGCTACTTGCCATGCACCAGATGTG CTGGGATGCTACAAGGAGATCTACAGAGTGTTAAAGCCTGGCCAGCATTTTGCTGCATATGAGTGGTGTATAACTGACTCTTTCGATCCTAAAAACCAATGGCACCAGAACATAAAG GCAGAAATTGAGCTTGGTAATGGCCTTCCAGACATAAGGTCAGCAGGGAAATGCCTTGAAGCTTTAAAACTTGCaggatttgag GTTATGTGGGAGAAGGATCTTTCCTTGGAGTCACCAATGCCTTGGTATGCACCTCTGGATCCTCGTCATTTCTCACTAAGCAGTTTCCGTCTAACATCTTTTGGTCGTTTCTTCACAAGAAATTTG GTAAAGGTCTTAGAATATGTGCGCCTTGCTCCAGAAGGAAGTCTAAGAGTTCAAGCTTTCCTTGAGAAAGCTGCAGAAGGATTGGTTGCTGGTGGAAG GAAAGAGATCTTCACACCAATGTACTTCTTTTTGGTCCGGAAACCATATTCAGGCAGTACTTCAGCTGAAGCTTCTTAA
- the LOC122071432 gene encoding agamous-like MADS-box protein AGL62 — translation MVTGRTSMGRQRIEMRRIARYSSRHVTFSKRRSGLFKKASELCTLTGAEVGIVVFSPSGNAFSFGHPSVDYVVHRFLSENFPQMSEGSVFSLVDGYCRANVEELTWEYSELLVQLDEEKKKSEELDRVRDNLESTPWWEAPIDNLNLSELQCLTDALAELKIRLTEQATQMVAQVPNPSPLLAGSSVGAADLPSTSQTTMNDDALTGPPACGFKFWNGVRPEPF, via the coding sequence ATGGTGACAGGAAGAACAAGCATGGGGCGCCAAAGGATTGAGATGAGAAGGATTGCAAGATATTCTTCTAGGCATGTAACATTTTCTAAGCGCCGTTCAGGGCTGTTTAAAAAAGCCAGTGAGCTCTGCACCTTAACTGGTGCCGAGGTTGGCATCGTGGTTTTCTCTCCGTCGGGCAATGCATTCTCATTTGGACACCCATCTGTGGATTATGTTGTCCATAGGTTTCTTTCGGAGAACTTCCCACAGATGTCGGAGGGAAGTGTTTTCTCCCTCGTCGATGGCTACTGTCGAGCCAATGTCGAGGAGCTGACCTGGGAGTACTCTGAGCTTCTTGTCCAGCTtgatgaggagaagaagaagagtgaagaactGGACAGGGTACGGGATAACCTTGAGAGTACTCCATGGTGGGAAGCCCCCATCGACAACCTCAACTTGTCTGAGCTCCAGTGCTTGACAGACGCATTGGCTGAACTGAAGATACGCTTAACCGAGCAAGCTACGCAGATGGTAGCCCAGGTTCCTAATCCTTCACCTTTGTTGGCCGGGAGTTCTGTTGGAGCGGCTGATCTTCCCTCTACATCCCAAACAACCATGAACGATGATGCTCTTACTGGTCCTCCGGCTTGTGGGTTTAAATTCTGGAATGGGGTTAGACCTGAGCCTTTCTAA
- the LOC122071443 gene encoding uncharacterized protein LOC122071443, translating into MLVVLSLLFVCSSVFTSPAFAVKATYFDGFLPNGNFEEGPKPAALNKTIIKGKYSLPKWEISGLVEYISNGPQPGGMYFAVAHGVHAVRLGNDASISQSIPVKPGSLYSLTFGASRTCAQEEVLRVSVPPLIGDLPLQTLYSSNGGDTYAWGFRATSKVAKVIFHNPGVQEDPACGPLLDVVAIKELYPPMPTRVNLVKNGEFEEGPHLFHNSTNGVLLPPRQQDLTSPLPGWIIESLKAVKYIDKEHFSVPSGQAAVELVAGRESAIAQILRTNPGKLYNVTFTVGDARNGCHGSMMVEAFAGKETLKVPYKSHGKGGFKTASFKFTAVGPRTRLTFYSSFYHTRIDDFGSLCGPILDQVRVLSVRH; encoded by the exons ATGTTGGTGGTTCTCTCTTTGTTGTTTGTATGCTCTTCAGTCTTCACTAGTCCTGCATTTGCTGTTAAAGCTACATATTTTGATG GATTTCTCCCAAATGGAAACTTTGAAGAAGGACCCAAGCCTGCGGCCCTTAACAAGACAATAATCAAGGGGAAGTACTCATTACCCAAATGGGAAATCAGTGGCTTGGTTGAGTATATCTCTAATGGTCCACAACCCGGTGGAATGTATTTTGCTGTTGCTCATGGTGTTCATGCAGTAAGGCTTGGCAATGATGCCTCGATCTCCCAAAGCATACCAGTAAAACCAGGCTCTCTTTACTCCCTCACATTTGGTGCTTCAAGGACTTGTGCACAGGAAGAGGTGTTAAGGGTTTCGGTTCCTCCTCTAATAGGGGACCTCCCTCTTCAAACATTGTACAGCAGCAATGGAGGAGACACTTATGCCTGGGGATTCAGGGCCACATCTAAGGTTGCTAAGGTGATATTCCACAACCCAGGTGTTCAAGAGGATCCTGCTTGTGGACCTCTCCTGGATGTAGTTGCCATTAAAGAGCTTTATCCTCCCATGCCCACAAGAG TTAACTTGGTTAAGAACGGCGAATTTGAGGAGGGTCCTCATCTGTTCCATAACTCCACCAATGGTGTTCTCCTTCCCCCCAGGCAGCAAGACCTCACGTCCCCCCTCCCCGGGTGGATCATTGAATCCCTGAAAGCTGTGAAATACATAGACAAAGAGCATTTCAGTGTTCCCTCTGGACAAGCAGCAGTTGAGCTGGTTGCAGGCAGGGAAAGTGCGATTGCCCAAATCTTGAGAACAAATCCAGGCAAACTCTACAATGTCACTTTCACTGTTGGAGATGCAAGGAATGGGTGCCATGGATCCATGATGGTTGAAGCTTTTGCAGGAAAAGAGACCTTGAAAGTTCCCTACAAATCCCATGGGAAAGGTGGTTTCAAGACTGCTAGTTTCAAGTTCACAGCAGTTGGACCGAGGACAAGGCTTACATTCTACAGTTCCTTTTACCACACAAGGATTGATGACTTTGGATCTCTCTGTGGCCCCATTTTGGATCAAGTTAGGGTGTTATCCGTTAGGCATTAG
- the LOC122071426 gene encoding agamous-like MADS-box protein AGL62: MVKGRTSMGRQRIEMRRIARYSSRHVTFSKRRSGLFKKASELCTLTGAEVGIVVFSPSGNAFSFGHPSVDSVVHRFLSENSPHTADGSVFSLVDGYRRANVEELSREYSELLVQLDEEKKKSEELDGVQDNRESTPWWEAPIDNLNLSELQRLTDALAELKIRLTERATQMAAQVPDPSPLWHGNSVGAADLPSTSQTIMNDALSGPPACGFEFGTGVEPGPF, translated from the coding sequence ATGGTGAAAGGAAGAACAAGCATGGGGCGCCAGAGGATTGAGATGAGAAGGATTGCAAGATATTCTTCTAGGCATGTAACATTTTCTAAGCGCCGTTCAGGGCTGTTTAAAAAAGCCAGTGAGCTCTGCACCTTAACTGGTGCCGAGGTTGGCATCGTGGTTTTCTCTCCGTCGGGCAATGCGTTCTCATTTGGACACCCATCTGTGGATTCTGTTGTCCATAGGTTTCTCTCTGAGAACTCCCCACATACGGCAGATGGAAGTGTTTTCTCACTCGTCGATGGCTACCGTCGAGCCAATGTCGAGGAGCTGAGCCGGGAGTACTCTGAGCTTCTTGTCCAGCTtgatgaggagaagaagaagagtgaagaactGGACGGGGTTCAGGATAACCGTGAGAGTACTCCATGGTGGGAAGCCCCCATCGACAACCTCAACTTGTCTGAGCTCCAGCGCTTGACAGACGCGTTGGCTGAACTGAAAATACGCTTAACCGAGCGAGCTACGCAGATGGCAGCCCAGGTTCCTGATCCTTCACCTTTGTGGCATGGGAATTCTGTTGGAGCGGCTGATCTTCCCTCTACATCTCAAACAATCATGAACGATGCCCTTAGTGGTCCTCCGGCTTGTGGGTTTGAGTTCGGGACTGGGGTTGAACCTGGGCCTTTCTAA